TCGAGGATACCGAGGAAGAATACGAGTGAGAAACAAAAAGCAAAAATTGGAAGAGACCTGATAAGTATCATCCGAGCAGTGGACCTTTCGCCCGCTGTCTTTTTCTCTTCTGAAGTGCTTCAAAAATCCCATTTGCAAACTCACAGGCACGAAGGAGGTGAAAGCCTTGAAAGGTGAGAACTACTTATGAAGAATTTCTCGAAGACGAAAATGAAGAACTTCTCAAAAAAGCAAAAAAGTGCGTAGAAAGTGAAGAAGAAATCCTCGAGAGGGCTTCTGAAAAGATTGGAAGTGTTTTCGAGAAATTCAAGGTGCTTTTTTCGATGTTGAAAGAATGCTCTATTTTGTCCCCCATATCCGACTTCATTCCTGTCATCGGATACATCGACGATGCAGCGGTTATAAGATTCGTCTGGGATCTCGTCCAGAAAGATCTGAAAAAGTACATGGCCTGGAAGAAAAGAAGAGATAAAAAGAGTTAACTCAGCACATCCTGAAGGATTCGAGGGAAATTGAGAGTCACGATCCGAACGGCAGGCTCTTTGCCTGTCGTTTTCTTTGAAAGATGACGAGAATCAAGAGTGATAAAATTATCACAAAAAGGGGGAGTGACATGAGGATAAGAATTCATTTTCAAACGTCGGAGACTAGCATTCCGCTGAATTACAACTACTTTCTTTCGTCTTTCATCTACAAAAGACTGGCTTCTCAAAGTGAGAACTTCGCAAAGTTCCTCCATGAAACAGGATACGGAAAAAGGTTCAAATTCTTCACCTTTTCCCAGCTTTTCTTCGAGAACTCAAGGGTGGAAGGCGATAAATTGATAGTGTCTCCAGGAAGAGGATGGTGGCACATATCTTCTCCTGTCGTCGACTTTGTGAGGTACATGTTTGCATCTCTTTCAGAAAATCCTGTGATAAGAGTTGGAAACGCCGAGTTCGTAGTCCAGTCGATCGCCGTTGAAGATCCCCTTCCTGTTCTTTCAGAGTACAATTTCATCATGATCTCTCCTCTGGTTGTGAGCGTTCCTGAAGAAAGAAACGGCAGGCTGGTTCACAGATACCTCCTCCCAACTGAGGAA
The genomic region above belongs to Thermotoga sp. and contains:
- the cas6 gene encoding CRISPR-associated endoribonuclease Cas6 is translated as MRIRIHFQTSETSIPLNYNYFLSSFIYKRLASQSENFAKFLHETGYGKRFKFFTFSQLFFENSRVEGDKLIVSPGRGWWHISSPVVDFVRYMFASLSENPVIRVGNAEFVVQSIAVEDPLPVLSEYNFIMISPLVVSVPEERNGRLVHRYLLPTEEEFYEAFKKNLFKKYRIFYGKDSEGDVEIIPDWNYIKSRERITKRIRLKDVFVRAVVFPFKICGDRKLIEIGYEAGFGEKNSMGFGMVVLRGGEV
- a CDS encoding DUF1232 domain-containing protein, which translates into the protein MRTTYEEFLEDENEELLKKAKKCVESEEEILERASEKIGSVFEKFKVLFSMLKECSILSPISDFIPVIGYIDDAAVIRFVWDLVQKDLKKYMAWKKRRDKKS